The following are encoded together in the Segatella copri genome:
- a CDS encoding DUF3575 domain-containing protein: MKQTFIKSAMLLLLILSTATTRAQEVALKTNLLGWASTSANAGIEIGTGKKTTFQLFGTLNPWKFSGDKKMRFWNVMPEYRWYTCQKFGGHFFGIHALGGEYNIKNIDMPFGILPKTLEGRHYEGWYVGGGLTYGYQWLLNKHLNFEGSIGLGYAYSPYKLYGRCEKCLDKDHRNYVGPTKAALSLIYVF, from the coding sequence ATGAAGCAAACATTCATTAAATCAGCAATGTTGCTGCTGCTGATCCTTTCAACGGCAACGACGCGAGCGCAGGAGGTCGCTCTGAAGACCAACTTACTGGGATGGGCTTCCACATCTGCCAACGCCGGCATCGAAATCGGCACGGGCAAGAAAACAACCTTCCAACTCTTCGGCACCCTGAACCCCTGGAAGTTCTCGGGCGACAAGAAGATGAGATTCTGGAATGTTATGCCAGAATACAGATGGTACACCTGCCAGAAGTTTGGAGGCCATTTCTTCGGAATTCATGCCTTAGGCGGTGAATACAACATTAAAAACATTGACATGCCCTTCGGCATCCTGCCGAAAACTCTGGAGGGCAGGCACTATGAAGGCTGGTATGTAGGTGGTGGCCTCACCTACGGCTATCAGTGGTTACTCAATAAGCACCTCAATTTCGAAGGGTCTATCGGTTTGGGATATGCCTACAGTCCTTACAAGCTTTACGGACGATGCGAAAAATGTCTCGACAAAGACCACCGCAACTATGTGGGCCCAACAAAAGCCGCACTATCTCTCATATACGTGTTCTAA
- a CDS encoding protein tyrosine phosphatase, which produces MDTTKLTREEALRRWNASKENKRKMVEKLENMVRKSCLERTGKEPIGVEVW; this is translated from the coding sequence TTGGATACTACAAAGTTAACAAGAGAAGAGGCTCTACGCCGTTGGAATGCTTCTAAGGAAAACAAACGTAAAATGGTGGAGAAACTGGAGAACATGGTTCGCAAAAGCTGTCTGGAACGTACTGGTAAAGAACCTATAGGGGTAGAAGTATGGTAG
- a CDS encoding ATP-binding protein, with translation MIKRKIDRYLADFFETNKKALMLTGARQIGKTYSIRRFGHEHFERFIEINFIENPGLVKVFSKAKNSQDILLRLSTVTSQDLIKGSTLVFFDEVQECPEIVTAIKFLVEEGSYRYVLSGSLLGVEIKNLRSAPVGYMDVKDMYPLDLEEFATAVGINDRIIDALRKHFTEGTAVDEFIHEKMMEVFRLYLIVGGMPAAVDKYLATNNLQDVMAEQQAIIRLYKQDIAKYDPDHKLYIQEIFDRIPAELDAKNKRFILKNLNENIKFARYQNSFLWLKDAGVALPVYNVEEPTVPLILSSSRNLFKLFMADIGLLASLYADGIQLKILDNEPSINFGSVYENAVAQELWAHGFQLYYYNNKRQGELDFVIEQNGEVLPIEVKSGKDYERHKALTNVVNSTTYQISKAYVLCNDNVKKVGKITYLPIYMLMFIKKEQKLPTKYSIDLNGLV, from the coding sequence ATGATTAAACGTAAGATAGACAGATATTTAGCTGATTTCTTCGAAACGAATAAGAAAGCTTTGATGTTGACAGGAGCAAGACAGATAGGAAAAACATATTCTATCCGTCGTTTCGGTCATGAACATTTTGAAAGATTCATAGAAATCAACTTCATCGAAAATCCAGGCTTGGTAAAGGTCTTCAGCAAGGCGAAGAATAGTCAGGACATCTTGTTGCGTCTCTCCACTGTGACCAGCCAGGATTTGATCAAGGGCAGTACCCTTGTGTTCTTTGATGAAGTGCAGGAATGCCCGGAAATCGTAACTGCCATCAAATTTCTGGTGGAAGAGGGGAGCTATCGCTATGTTTTAAGCGGTAGCCTATTGGGTGTGGAGATCAAGAATCTCCGTTCTGCACCAGTGGGATATATGGATGTGAAAGATATGTATCCTCTTGATTTGGAGGAGTTTGCTACAGCAGTTGGTATCAACGATAGAATTATAGATGCTTTGAGGAAGCATTTTACTGAAGGAACTGCTGTAGATGAATTCATCCATGAAAAGATGATGGAGGTATTCCGCCTTTATCTTATAGTAGGTGGAATGCCTGCAGCTGTTGATAAATATCTGGCTACCAATAATCTGCAAGATGTAATGGCAGAGCAGCAGGCTATCATACGTCTCTATAAGCAGGATATAGCGAAATATGACCCTGACCATAAATTGTATATTCAGGAAATCTTTGACAGGATCCCTGCTGAGCTTGATGCCAAGAACAAGCGTTTCATATTGAAGAACCTGAATGAAAACATCAAGTTTGCACGTTATCAGAACAGTTTCTTGTGGTTGAAGGATGCCGGTGTAGCTTTGCCGGTATATAATGTTGAGGAGCCTACTGTGCCGTTGATTTTGTCGAGCAGCAGAAACTTATTCAAGCTGTTTATGGCAGATATTGGTCTTTTGGCAAGTCTTTATGCGGATGGCATTCAACTGAAGATTTTGGATAACGAACCGTCCATCAACTTTGGTTCGGTATATGAGAATGCCGTAGCACAAGAGCTCTGGGCGCACGGTTTCCAGTTGTATTATTATAACAACAAGCGCCAGGGTGAACTGGATTTTGTGATAGAGCAAAATGGTGAGGTGTTGCCGATAGAGGTTAAATCGGGCAAGGATTACGAGCGTCACAAAGCGCTTACGAATGTGGTGAACTCAACAACTTATCAGATTTCTAAAGCCTATGTGCTGTGTAATGATAATGTGAAGAAGGTGGGAAAAATCACTTATCTCCCTATTTACATGCTGATGTTTATCAAGAAGGAGCAGAAGCTGCCTACCAAATATTCCATTGATTTAAACGGACTGGTTTAA
- a CDS encoding Na+/H+ antiporter NhaC family protein, with the protein SAKSLFEGIMTTCYTHTQVDCGMANINDLVATRGMAGMLNTIWLILCAMCFGSCMVASGMLHAITHMLLKSIHSTVSLVCSTVTSGVLLNLVMGDQFLSIIMNASIYKDEYAERGYRPELLSRSTEDSATVTSVLVPWTACGMTQSTVLGIPTLVYLPFCFFNIISPLMSCLVAILGFVPNPQPRENKASAAEESDIH; encoded by the coding sequence CTCTGCCAAAAGCCTCTTTGAAGGAATCATGACCACCTGCTATACCCATACCCAGGTAGATTGCGGCATGGCTAACATCAATGATCTCGTAGCCACCCGAGGTATGGCTGGCATGCTCAATACCATCTGGCTCATCCTCTGTGCCATGTGTTTCGGTTCATGTATGGTAGCCAGCGGCATGCTCCACGCCATTACCCACATGCTCCTGAAAAGCATCCACAGCACCGTATCGCTTGTCTGCAGCACCGTGACATCAGGTGTCTTGCTCAATCTCGTTATGGGCGACCAGTTCCTGAGCATTATTATGAATGCATCTATCTACAAGGATGAGTATGCCGAACGAGGCTACCGTCCGGAACTCTTGAGCCGTAGTACAGAGGATAGCGCTACCGTAACGAGCGTATTGGTTCCATGGACAGCCTGCGGTATGACGCAGAGTACGGTTCTTGGTATCCCGACACTTGTCTATCTCCCCTTCTGCTTCTTCAACATCATCAGTCCTTTGATGAGTTGTCTGGTTGCCATCCTTGGCTTCGTACCCAACCCACAACCCAGGGAAAACAAAGCATCTGCAGCGGAAGAGTCTGATATCCATTAA
- a CDS encoding FimB/Mfa2 family fimbrial subunit, which translates to MANKKFNSWIKNICMGWGFIMAGSMLSSCNDLMHDDLPPCDMGVDLQFKYDYNVQRADMFNDHVGGLCVFVYDEQGNFIARHDAYNDATSQPLKDPNYAMRINLEPGKYRFATFAFQKKYEDALAQPGAKFQIALPQQGDNITSLHARLDREQGKVNNQSQPLDTLWQGLSNELVEVKDLQVTRHTIGLVRDTKQLTISLHQTDEPANINADDFSYQITNANGDISYDNSLLPDEELTYTPYYTWTTEFKDTEGNVKERTAHAALMFSRLIWHPAEENDKNAILTITNKTTGEEVARINLADFLAQGRGAFEARHYSEQEFLDREYDYKLDFFLQGNQWKYVQLSISILDWSKRIQRVDF; encoded by the coding sequence ATGGCAAACAAGAAGTTTAACAGTTGGATCAAGAATATATGCATGGGATGGGGCTTCATCATGGCCGGCAGTATGCTCAGCAGCTGCAACGACTTGATGCACGACGACCTGCCTCCTTGTGACATGGGTGTTGACTTGCAGTTCAAGTACGACTACAACGTGCAGCGTGCCGACATGTTCAATGATCATGTGGGCGGACTCTGCGTATTCGTATACGACGAGCAGGGCAACTTCATTGCTCGCCATGATGCCTATAACGATGCGACATCACAGCCGCTCAAGGACCCTAACTATGCCATGCGAATCAATCTGGAACCGGGCAAATACAGATTCGCAACCTTCGCCTTCCAAAAGAAATACGAAGATGCACTCGCGCAGCCAGGTGCCAAATTCCAGATAGCTCTGCCACAGCAGGGTGACAACATCACCTCCCTCCATGCCCGTCTCGACCGCGAACAGGGCAAGGTAAACAACCAGAGCCAACCGCTCGATACACTCTGGCAAGGACTCAGCAACGAACTGGTTGAAGTAAAAGACCTGCAGGTTACACGCCATACCATCGGTCTGGTTCGTGATACCAAGCAGCTCACCATCAGCCTGCATCAGACCGACGAGCCTGCCAACATCAATGCCGATGACTTCAGTTATCAGATAACCAATGCCAACGGCGATATCAGTTACGACAACTCTCTCCTCCCCGACGAGGAGTTGACATATACCCCATACTACACCTGGACCACTGAGTTTAAGGATACCGAGGGCAATGTAAAGGAGCGTACCGCTCATGCCGCCCTCATGTTCTCCCGACTCATCTGGCATCCGGCAGAAGAAAACGACAAGAACGCCATCCTCACCATCACGAACAAGACTACTGGCGAAGAGGTGGCACGCATCAATCTTGCAGACTTTCTGGCTCAAGGCCGTGGTGCCTTCGAAGCCCGCCATTATTCAGAGCAGGAATTCCTGGACCGAGAGTACGACTACAAGCTCGACTTCTTCCTCCAGGGCAACCAGTGGAAGTATGTGCAGCTCAGCATTTCCATCCTGGATTGGAGCAAGCGCATCCAGCGTGTCGATTTCTAA
- a CDS encoding Mfa1 family fimbria major subunit (Members of this family are fimbrial shaft proteins (major subunit proteins), found in the Bacteriodetes. The family is named for Mfa1 from Porphyromonas gingivalis, and is related to but distinct from the family of FimA from the species.), whose amino-acid sequence MKIKHLFGLAVIAAMTASCSSNEDLGTAGPGTGTNETGVGYATFTINLPSTNGTRAAGDPEFTPGDAKEYDVNDATLLIFKEAGASENEYTFVESVNLGSMAPWKDPSEPGVTTHAKITVKLDKVNTTEKFYALVLLNNGTKSSKKVDLPGENQTFSAWNEATANVTDKIANTDDGFYMANAPLYKDNKVTTLVPIESAKIYPTEAQAASNPSTDIYVERGVAKVTVTSASSAKKTIADGTYKGDEVTIQKWGLDVTNKKSFPIHKTDGTGYDDIWSNTATPSSPTNNATTLRFVDNNTATAAKRVYWGVDPNYDIAELNDIETGVGKRTENFNYVVKDELTATTSDAQYCLENTFNLDNMMQGQTTRVVFKAKYTPKGFTKDATFYMVGKNTAIWDETNLKKEIVAAVTKVVTSATTANTTVELTAAGNDITKAGNHLLALCNISVAGVTLDQTNIDAINAKLGLKEGEGISTYQNAEAYYIARVKHFGVLTPWEAGQSYGTDNLSFLGRYGVLRNNWYELTVDKVSGPGYPDVPDVKPDVPDDENFKYISVSVKILDWAKRSQDVDL is encoded by the coding sequence ATGAAGATTAAACATTTATTTGGCTTGGCTGTCATCGCAGCTATGACAGCAAGCTGTTCAAGCAATGAGGACCTGGGAACCGCAGGTCCAGGTACTGGTACTAATGAAACTGGTGTTGGTTATGCAACTTTCACCATCAACTTGCCTTCTACAAACGGCACTCGTGCAGCTGGCGACCCTGAATTCACACCAGGTGATGCGAAGGAGTATGATGTAAACGATGCAACCTTGCTCATCTTCAAGGAAGCTGGAGCATCTGAGAATGAATACACCTTTGTGGAAAGCGTAAACTTGGGTTCAATGGCTCCTTGGAAGGATCCATCTGAACCAGGCGTTACAACTCATGCCAAGATTACCGTAAAGTTGGACAAAGTAAATACTACAGAAAAGTTCTATGCATTGGTTCTTCTGAATAATGGAACAAAGAGCAGCAAAAAAGTGGACCTCCCTGGCGAAAATCAGACTTTTTCAGCATGGAATGAAGCAACAGCAAATGTAACTGACAAAATCGCTAATACTGATGATGGTTTCTACATGGCAAACGCTCCTTTGTACAAGGACAACAAGGTTACAACATTGGTTCCTATCGAAAGCGCAAAGATTTACCCTACCGAGGCACAAGCAGCTTCTAATCCTTCTACAGACATCTACGTTGAGCGTGGAGTTGCTAAGGTAACGGTAACTTCTGCTTCAAGTGCCAAAAAGACTATTGCAGATGGTACATATAAGGGTGACGAGGTAACCATCCAAAAATGGGGCTTGGACGTAACCAACAAGAAGAGTTTCCCTATTCACAAAACTGATGGTACTGGCTATGATGATATTTGGTCTAACACAGCAACCCCTAGCAGTCCTACTAACAATGCAACAACTTTACGCTTCGTAGACAATAATACTGCAACAGCTGCTAAGCGTGTATATTGGGGTGTAGACCCTAATTACGACATCGCTGAGTTGAATGATATTGAGACTGGTGTTGGCAAGAGAACTGAGAATTTCAACTACGTCGTTAAGGATGAATTGACAGCAACCACTTCCGATGCTCAGTACTGTCTTGAGAACACATTCAACCTTGACAATATGATGCAGGGTCAGACCACTCGTGTTGTCTTCAAGGCTAAGTATACACCAAAGGGTTTCACAAAGGACGCAACATTCTATATGGTAGGTAAGAATACTGCCATTTGGGATGAGACAAATCTTAAGAAAGAAATTGTGGCAGCCGTTACTAAAGTTGTAACATCAGCAACTACGGCTAATACAACCGTCGAATTGACAGCTGCAGGAAACGACATCACAAAGGCAGGCAATCATTTGTTGGCATTGTGTAACATCTCAGTAGCTGGTGTAACTCTCGACCAGACCAATATAGATGCCATCAACGCAAAATTAGGTCTCAAGGAAGGCGAAGGAATCAGCACCTACCAGAATGCAGAGGCTTATTATATAGCTCGTGTTAAGCACTTTGGAGTCCTCACTCCTTGGGAAGCTGGACAAAGTTATGGAACTGACAACTTAAGTTTCCTAGGACGTTATGGCGTTCTCCGCAACAACTGGTATGAATTGACCGTTGACAAAGTAAGTGGTCCAGGCTATCCTGATGTTCCAGATGTTAAGCCAGACGTTCCAGATGATGAAAACTTCAAGTACATCAGCGTCAGCGTGAAGATCCTCGACTGGGCTAAGCGTTCACAGGACGTAGATTTGTAA
- a CDS encoding DUF3868 domain-containing protein produces MDKMKLYAVISPLYILLSQGIMPAQAQQLAGGKIQVDSVLARKNGNRMDVAFRMNLNDLKMKSEQQIVFTPVMVGTDSIALNPIIIQGRNQAVRYRRLADSKKNPQAQVLTRKNKTSQQVYFAQSVPYQKWMKKFKLSVKEDLCGCGNLIEQDNTPIADIDRTPKITKDFFVQPKAEAKKVRAEKGEAYLSFKLNKSNILANFRENATELKKITSTIDLVKNDKNVEITDIDIHGFASPDGSYANNKRLANERAAALRKYVSSLYTLNSKLFTYQATPEDWEGFKKKIQASHLADKEAILEIANSSLAPDDKDLKIRKLHPASYRYILDHIYPRLRHSDYTVTYTVRPFSIEEAKEILKTKPQQLSLQEMFLVAQTYEPGSPEFNEVFDIAVRLFPDDETANLNAACTDLQKGDLTSAEKHLAKAGNSKEAERVRDVFKQIKELE; encoded by the coding sequence ATGGATAAGATGAAGCTTTATGCGGTCATTTCGCCCCTCTACATACTCCTTTCTCAGGGCATCATGCCTGCTCAGGCTCAACAGCTGGCAGGGGGAAAGATTCAGGTAGACAGCGTCTTGGCACGCAAGAACGGCAACCGGATGGACGTTGCCTTCCGTATGAACCTGAACGATTTGAAGATGAAATCAGAGCAGCAGATTGTTTTCACACCGGTAATGGTAGGAACTGATTCTATCGCTCTCAACCCTATCATCATCCAGGGTAGAAACCAGGCTGTAAGATACCGCCGGCTTGCCGACAGCAAGAAGAATCCGCAGGCACAGGTTCTTACCCGCAAGAACAAAACCAGTCAGCAGGTTTACTTCGCCCAGTCTGTTCCTTATCAGAAATGGATGAAGAAGTTCAAACTCTCGGTAAAGGAAGATCTTTGCGGATGCGGAAACCTGATAGAACAGGACAATACGCCGATTGCGGATATCGACCGTACACCTAAGATTACGAAGGATTTCTTCGTGCAGCCGAAGGCGGAAGCCAAGAAGGTGAGAGCCGAAAAGGGTGAAGCTTACCTGAGCTTCAAGCTCAACAAGAGTAATATTCTTGCCAACTTCCGTGAGAATGCTACTGAGCTGAAGAAGATTACTTCCACCATCGACCTGGTGAAGAACGACAAGAATGTTGAAATCACAGATATTGATATCCATGGTTTTGCTTCGCCTGATGGTTCGTATGCCAACAACAAGCGCCTTGCCAACGAGCGTGCAGCTGCCCTCCGTAAATATGTGAGCAGCCTCTACACCTTAAACAGCAAGCTCTTTACCTATCAGGCTACACCGGAAGACTGGGAAGGATTCAAGAAGAAGATTCAGGCTAGTCATCTGGCTGATAAGGAAGCAATTCTCGAGATAGCTAACTCCTCGCTGGCTCCCGACGATAAGGACCTGAAGATCAGAAAGCTCCATCCGGCTAGTTACCGCTACATCCTGGATCATATCTATCCTCGTCTCCGTCATAGCGACTATACGGTAACCTACACAGTTCGTCCGTTCAGCATCGAAGAAGCCAAGGAGATATTGAAGACCAAACCACAGCAGCTTTCTCTGCAGGAGATGTTCCTGGTGGCACAGACTTACGAGCCGGGTTCGCCAGAGTTTAACGAGGTATTCGACATCGCCGTCCGTCTCTTCCCAGATGATGAGACAGCGAATCTCAATGCCGCCTGCACCGATTTGCAGAAAGGTGATCTTACTTCTGCCGAAAAGCATCTTGCCAAGGCAGGCAACTCGAAAGAGGCAGAGCGTGTAAGAGATGTCTTCAAGCAGATAAAGGAATTGGAATAA
- a CDS encoding fimbrial protein has product MKIRDFILSLVSWFILLVTVSCSDELGGERAPISSESNLHVLVPTVLSSRGTRTDDASGLPTYNATVDECQINDLTLYAFPVNNDGKLLVETLPAPLATMMVEQHVANYQLTIEPGTYHIYVVANMNKVLSGKTIKTEDELKNIVLYYRPTSTPGMPVCTNIPMIYEPKDVNGTIIDTKIEKSGKKYTEVAANLKFTCVKVKLNLIMDPTASDNLYDKSYSITDIAAQKLTPSTHLLWDGKFTQTNVSSEYATGIENTIYRSSSTGEASTGRYYQNGEYTIDETNANENNKDVVSITDRTNKGTPIPTNFKQWLFQGTYYLPERYISKVEEQSVLKINGIVNSSNKNQYTIKLGHKQNASDALPTFPRGTYYEIIGKIKSLGNMTLDCNVSVKDWTPVTIDADFNHTTLWVSKTKASVTSTTTDSIDYESNVMLTDADFGCDEKVTTSSGVKDVIVLDAVKNHRITFKINEDIKFSDYNRKYKGTAKVWIKAGNIKKYLDVEYDASPYFEVNPQEVTIYWGSDNNTKLVQFKTNLGGLAFTDNGTSSTVGKSTIQASCDKTDTPEGTFKIVATSNPVTTTVHYLTVQPKESPEGFNFVKKIKVTVKPAVGNYRINFRAINDRAHYKGDNSNGTDNYKGTPEEKKEETYNGTPGNTNWADGWLDLSDDNDKRIYIPQTDNHRVYVYTQIGETTGAVASSKVWKFSVEWPGDKMVEDNTNVGWYYKDFSKDAQSISTDFGATGTRTIKPGETLIMFSNNTNTNWGFTLHRCPHHLEPGIPLFDYEDKEGWIVYDPTSDPTWNIYDDMPTIENINFTIYTKFQTYGWFNVYGAANGKNGNNDNTERESFTIYDTAGKSWSCENLNNGWYKTVITLKAVKGDHGKAIRIKKDNKATGGESVLLFNGNSYEKHSDTGWYDGSSWHAGKPF; this is encoded by the coding sequence ATGAAAATACGAGATTTCATTTTAAGTTTAGTTAGTTGGTTTATATTGTTGGTTACAGTAAGTTGCTCTGACGAACTTGGAGGCGAGCGCGCCCCCATTTCGTCAGAAAGCAACTTACATGTACTCGTGCCAACCGTGCTCAGCAGCCGCGGCACCCGTACCGACGATGCTTCCGGCCTTCCTACCTATAATGCTACGGTAGATGAATGCCAGATCAACGACCTGACCCTCTATGCCTTTCCGGTAAATAATGACGGCAAGCTCCTGGTAGAGACGCTCCCTGCCCCATTGGCTACAATGATGGTAGAGCAGCATGTAGCTAACTATCAGCTCACCATCGAGCCGGGCACTTACCATATCTATGTGGTTGCCAACATGAACAAGGTGTTGAGTGGTAAGACTATCAAAACTGAAGATGAACTCAAAAATATAGTACTCTATTACAGACCTACAAGTACACCAGGTATGCCTGTATGCACCAATATCCCGATGATTTACGAACCTAAGGATGTGAACGGTACTATCATCGATACAAAAATAGAAAAAAGTGGTAAGAAATATACAGAGGTAGCAGCTAACCTGAAGTTTACATGCGTAAAGGTTAAGCTCAACCTCATTATGGACCCAACTGCGAGCGATAATCTTTATGACAAGAGCTATAGCATAACAGATATTGCTGCTCAGAAGCTTACTCCTTCTACCCATTTATTATGGGATGGAAAGTTTACCCAGACAAATGTTTCTTCTGAATATGCTACAGGTATCGAGAACACCATTTACCGTAGTTCATCTACTGGCGAAGCTAGCACTGGACGCTATTATCAGAACGGAGAATATACCATCGATGAAACCAATGCTAACGAAAACAACAAGGATGTGGTATCTATTACAGATAGAACCAACAAGGGTACACCAATCCCTACGAACTTTAAGCAATGGCTTTTTCAAGGTACTTACTATCTGCCAGAGCGTTATATCTCTAAAGTAGAGGAACAGTCGGTATTGAAGATTAACGGTATAGTTAATAGCAGCAACAAGAATCAATATACCATTAAGCTGGGACATAAGCAGAACGCATCAGATGCTCTGCCTACATTCCCTCGTGGAACCTATTATGAGATTATCGGCAAAATCAAGAGTCTGGGAAACATGACTCTCGACTGTAATGTGAGCGTAAAGGACTGGACTCCTGTAACGATAGATGCCGACTTCAACCATACTACTTTGTGGGTAAGCAAGACGAAGGCGAGCGTAACATCTACCACGACAGACTCCATCGACTATGAGTCGAACGTAATGCTGACAGACGCAGATTTCGGTTGCGATGAAAAGGTAACAACATCCAGTGGTGTGAAAGATGTGATTGTGTTAGATGCAGTGAAGAATCATAGAATCACATTCAAAATCAACGAGGACATTAAGTTCTCCGACTATAATAGAAAGTACAAGGGTACGGCAAAGGTTTGGATTAAGGCTGGTAACATTAAGAAGTATCTCGATGTAGAGTATGATGCCTCTCCTTATTTTGAGGTAAATCCACAGGAAGTAACCATCTATTGGGGTAGCGACAACAATACCAAATTGGTACAGTTTAAGACCAACCTGGGCGGTTTGGCTTTCACCGATAACGGAACCTCTTCCACCGTAGGTAAGTCAACCATTCAGGCATCTTGCGATAAAACTGATACTCCAGAAGGAACCTTCAAGATTGTGGCAACCAGTAACCCTGTTACCACGACAGTACATTATCTCACTGTGCAGCCAAAGGAATCTCCAGAAGGCTTCAACTTTGTCAAGAAAATCAAGGTAACGGTAAAGCCTGCCGTAGGTAACTATCGTATCAACTTCCGTGCCATCAACGACCGCGCACATTATAAAGGAGATAATAGTAATGGAACTGATAATTATAAGGGTACACCTGAAGAAAAAAAGGAAGAGACTTATAATGGAACTCCAGGAAATACCAACTGGGCAGATGGATGGTTAGACCTTTCGGATGATAATGACAAGCGAATTTATATACCTCAAACAGACAATCATCGTGTCTATGTCTATACCCAGATTGGTGAAACAACTGGAGCTGTAGCCAGCTCTAAAGTTTGGAAATTTTCAGTTGAATGGCCTGGTGATAAGATGGTTGAGGATAATACGAATGTGGGGTGGTATTACAAGGACTTCTCCAAGGATGCCCAGTCGATATCTACAGATTTTGGTGCTACGGGAACAAGAACCATCAAGCCTGGTGAAACATTGATTATGTTCAGTAACAATACCAATACGAATTGGGGTTTTACGCTTCATCGTTGCCCTCACCACTTGGAGCCGGGTATTCCTCTCTTCGACTATGAGGATAAAGAGGGTTGGATTGTCTATGATCCTACATCAGATCCTACTTGGAACATATATGATGACATGCCAACTATTGAGAACATCAACTTTACCATTTACACCAAATTCCAGACTTATGGATGGTTTAATGTATATGGTGCCGCCAATGGCAAAAATGGTAATAACGATAATACAGAGCGCGAGTCTTTTACCATCTATGATACAGCGGGTAAAAGTTGGTCATGCGAGAATTTGAATAATGGTTGGTATAAGACTGTGATTACCCTCAAGGCTGTTAAGGGAGACCACGGGAAGGCCATCAGAATCAAAAAAGACAACAAAGCTACGGGTGGAGAAAGCGTCCTGCTATTCAATGGCAACAGCTATGAGAAGCATAGTGACACAGGCTGGTACGATGGCTCCTCTTGGCACGCTGGCAAGCCATTCTGA
- a CDS encoding type II toxin-antitoxin system RelE family toxin: MNVEFSKAFVKASKRLSGKMLDSLRRTIVEVKAAKGIQDISDCKKLVGYRNIYRIRLGDYRALFTLEIEFSGDTIFFQYLAPRGEAYGKKMKTELKRIDKE; the protein is encoded by the coding sequence ATGAATGTCGAATTTTCCAAAGCCTTTGTCAAAGCTTCCAAACGTCTTTCAGGCAAGATGCTCGATTCTTTAAGACGTACGATTGTAGAAGTTAAAGCAGCCAAAGGTATTCAAGATATCTCTGACTGCAAGAAACTTGTTGGGTATCGTAATATATATAGAATTCGTTTAGGTGACTATAGAGCACTATTTACTCTAGAAATTGAGTTTTCTGGCGATACTATATTCTTTCAATATCTTGCTCCACGAGGCGAAGCCTATGGTAAAAAGATGAAAACAGAACTTAAACGAATAGACAAAGAATAA